A single window of Arvicanthis niloticus isolate mArvNil1 chromosome X, mArvNil1.pat.X, whole genome shotgun sequence DNA harbors:
- the LOC117694049 gene encoding protein PPP4R3C1-like — MWPSKARPEINMDYKVHKVVVYVMVEVKQWKVIGAGQISSKYIERLSGVCLLVHSEPDGSPIMEYKILPNVPYQKYQEEVIIWSEAKTHGMAIHFLTPNGCQEIWKVICEVQGKDPSVEVTQELTDDLETFEELPPIKTLIEMSDCELHSLENVANLFFCVDEMPNQKERLVLIFKKESYIKKLLQLFKTCEKHQNLEGLHYLNSIIKRILFLNDTCLFKMMFSDEFIMDVIGCLEHGPGFDQPKRHRNFLTQNAKFKEVLPIMHSELKQKIHQTYRMQYVHDIMLPTPSIFEADHLSNLTAMIFFNKIEIVTMLQKDKRFLLQVFSQLKDNTVGDERRHELLLFFKEFCAFVKTLQSHKKHSLLKSMIRLGIMSALKSVVYIHDYKIQVAALEIFANLVKYCPCLVRAYAMKEAQDSEDNDELIINVMIEQMICDANPEFSLGIIMTTVLHILLDIENIRVTAKKRKFLNFFYTHCMSNLIAPILSTRVENDSDNNRANICHDDYQNAQMLGAVLELLTFCVQCHSTYIKSCILSNNLLSRILVLMNSKHTFLILSAVRFMRKMIGLKDEIYNLYIIKKNLFEPVINAFVTNGTRYNMLNSAIIELFEFIREENIKSLIANIVEKFFVAFESIEYVQTFKGLKTKYEEEKKRERQIRRHLYKTIYPKIYCRRIKFMKVKVKADICCRGIRAEDASLPMENDLPSRYDIFMKIKKTNKRKNEIEHPKRKSSEASKCCPSHGDTSANRMSRSSCNSLVTLVDYPYDSDGENDNDPYGNEKKMKSKMKMKNPPQKDLLLVS; from the coding sequence ATGTGGCCTAGCAAGGCAAGGCCAGAGATCAATATGGACTACAAAGTTCATAAAGTAGTAGTCTATGTCATGGTAGAAGTCAAACAGTGGAAAGTCATAGGTGCAGGACAAATTTCATCCAAATACATTGAACGGCTCAGCGGAGTGTGCCTGCTTGTTCACTCAGAACCAGATGGCTCACCAATTATGGAGTACAAGATTCTTCCTAACGTGCCCTATCAGAAATATCAAGAGGAGGTAATCATTTGGTCTGAAGCTAAGACCCATGGTATGGCAATACATTTCCTGACACCAAACGGTTGTCAAGAGATCTGGAAAGTTATCTGTGAAGTTCAAGGTAAAGATCCAAGTGTAGAAGTCACACAAGAACTCACTGATGATCTGGAAACCTTTGAAGAACTGCCACCAATCAAGACTCTGATTGAGATGTCAGACTGTGAACTCCATTCCCTTGAAAACGttgcaaatttatttttttgtgttgatGAAATGCCAAACCAGAAAGAAAGGCTGGTGCTGATCTTCAAAAAGGAAAGTTACATTAAAAAATTGCTACAGCTGTTCAAAACTTGTGAAAAGCATCAGAACCTGGAAGGCTTACACTATTTGAATAGCATCATTAAAAGAATCCTGTTTCTAAATGATACATGCTTGTTTAAGATGATGTTTTCTGACGAATTCATCATGGATGTGATAGGGTGCCTTGAACATGGCCCTGGTTTTGATCAGCCAAAGAGGCACAGGAATTTCTTGACTCAAAATGCCAAATTCAAAGAAGTTCTGCCAATAATGCACTCAGAACTCAAGCAAAAAATACACCAGACCTATAGAATGCAATATGTTCATGATATTATGTTGCCCACCCCATCCATATTTGAAGCAGATCATCTTTCTAATCTTACTGccatgatttttttcaataaaattgagATAGTTACCATGCTGCAGAAAGATAAAAGATTTTTGCTTCAAGTTTTTTCTCAGCTAAAAGATAACACTGTAGGTGATGAGAGACGACATGAATTGTTATTATTCTTCAAGGAATTCTGTGCATTTGTTAAGACattacagtctcataagaaacattCATTACTGAAATCAATGATAAGGCTTGGAATCATGAGTGCACTGAAATCTGTAGTATACATACATGATTACAAAATACAAGTAGCTGCTCTGGAAATATTTGCTAATCTAGTAAAATATTGTCCATGCCTTGTTCGAGCTTATGCAATGAAAGAAGCTCAAGACAGTGAAGATAATGATGAGCTTATCATTAATGTCATGATTGAACAAATGATCTGTGATGCTAACCCTGAATTTTCattaggcattattatgacaACAGTTCTGCATATTCTTCTTGATATAGAAAATATACGTGTCACAGCTAAGAAAAGGAAATTTCTCAATTTCTTCTATACACATTGCATGAGTAACCTCATAGCACCTATTTTGTCTACCAGAGTAGAAAATGATAGCGACAATAATAGGGCTAACATCTGCCATGATGATTATCAAAATGCACAAATGCTTGGTGCAGTTTTAGAATTACTTACGTTTTGTGTACAGTGCCACTCAACTTACATAAAAAGTTGTATTTTGAGTAACAACTTGCTCAGTAGAATCTTGGTGCTGATGAATTCAAAGCACACTTTTCTAATTTTGAGTGCTGTCCGGTTTATGAGAAAGATGATTGGTCTTAAAGACGAAATTTACAATCTTTACATAATTAAGAAAAACCTTTTTGAACCAGTTATAAATGCTTTTGTGACTAATGGAACTCGGTACAATATGTTAAATTCAGCTATTATTGAGCTATTTGAATTTATAAGAGAAGAAAACATCAAGTCTCTCATTGCAAACATCGTGGAAAAATTTTTTGTGGCTTTTGAATCAATTGAGTACGTTCAGACCTTTAAAGGGTTGAAGACTAAAtatgaagaggagaagaaaagagaacgtCAAATAAGAAGACATTTATATAAAACAATCTACCCAAAAATATATTGTCGACGTATCAAATTTATGAAGGTAAAAGTAAAGGCAGACATATGTTGTAGAGGAATCAGAGCAGAAGATGCTAGTCTACCAATGGAAAATGACCTTCCAAGTCGTTATGacatatttatgaaaattaaaaaaacaaataagagaaaaaatgaaatagaacacCCAAAAAGAAAATCATCTGAAGCCTCTAAATGTTGTCCATCTCATGGTGATACTTCTGCTAACAGAATGAGTAGGTCTTCCTGTAACAGCCTGGTTACTTTAGTGGATTACCCATATGATAGTGATGGAGAGAATGACAATGATCCTTAtggtaatgaaaagaaaatgaagtcaaagatgaagatgaagaacccCCCCCAAAAAGACCTACTCTTAGTTTCATAA